GCTTTGGTGGTGGTGCTCAACGTCAGGGGCCTCGTGCTTACAAGGATGTTATTACCAATAAGGCCATCTCTCAAAAAGGGATGATCACTGTACACAGAGTAGATGATAAATTCTACTTTGAAGTTCCCAACAATATTCTAGGACGTGAGATCCTTGCTGTTACCCGTTACATCAAAGTACCCGCCATTTCCGGAAACGGCAGAGGCGCTTATGGCGGTGAAGTTGCGAATCAGCAAACCCTTGCGTTTGAAAAAGGACCTAGCAACAATGTTTTCCTGCGTACCATCACCCTGGTGAATGCAGCAGATCCGAATGATGATATCTACAAGGCTGTTTCTAACTCTAACCTGAATGCCATCGCAGCTGCTTTCCCGATCGCAGCATTTGGTAAAGACAGTGCTTCTGTTGTATTAGATGTTACCGATTATTTCAAAGGAGACAATCAGGTTGTTAGCATCAATGCAAACATCAAGCGTTCATTAGGCTTAGGTCCTATTGCAGCTGACAGATCTTATATCCAAAAGATCAGCACTTACCCTATCAACACAGAGATCAGAAGTGTAAAAACTTTCAGCGCTGCCGGAGCCGCTGCTCCAGCAGGTTTTGGTGGACAAGGCGGTGGCGCCACTATCCCTGCTGCAAATGCTGCGGGTGCAGTAACCATCGAACTAAACACTTCTATGTTGTTATTGCCTGAAAAACCAATGACACCAAGAATCGCTGATAAGCGTGTCGGTTTCTTCACAGATGATTATGTTCTCTTTGGCGACGATCAACAAAAAGTAGAAAACAAAGAATTCGCTGTTCGTTGGAGACTCGAACCAAAAGATGAAGATGTTGAAAAATGGAAAAGAGGTGAACTCGTTGAACCTAAAAAACCAATCATTTACTATATCGATCCAGCTACTCCAAAACAGTGGAGAAAACACCTGATCCTGGGTGTGAACGATTGGCAGAAAGCTTTTGAAAAAGCTGGTTTCAAAAATGCCATCATGGGTAAAGAGTGGCCTGAAAATGACACCACCATGAGCTTGGAAGACGCACGTTATTCTGTGATCCGCTACTTCGCTTCTCCTACTGAGAATGCTTACGGTCCGAATGTACATGACCCAAGAAGTGGTGAGATCCTGGAAAGCCATATCGGCTGGTACCACAACGTTATGAAACTGGTACACGACTGGTATATGGTACAAGCAGCTGCTACAGATCCACGTGCCCGCAGCATGAAATTTGATGATGACCTGATGGGTGATCTGATCCGTTTTGTGTCTTCACATGAAGTTGGACATACCCTCGGTCTGCGCCATAACATGGGTAGCAGTAGTAAAACACCGGTTGAAAAACTGCGTGATAAAGCTTGGGTTGAAGCAAATGGACACACTGCTTCTATCATGGACTATGCACGTTTCAACTATGTAGCACAACCTGAAGACAATATCAGCAAAGCAGGTTTATATCCTCGCATTGGTGATTATGATCAGTGGGCTATCCGTTGGGGTTATGGATACATCGCAGGTAACAATGAAGAAGAAGTTAAAAAGAACAGCAATAAACTGATCACTGAAACATTGAAAGCTAACCCTCGCACATGGTTTGGTACTTATGAATCAGGTAATCAGGCTGACCCAAGAAGTCAGAGCGAAGACCTGAGTGATAATGCTGTTAAAGCAAGTGAGTATGGTATCAAAAACCTACAGCGTTTGTTAGCAGGTTTACCTGAGTGGACCAAAGAAGAAGGTGATCTGAATGAGAATATTGCTACCATGTACGGACAGTTATTAGGACAATACCGTCGTTACATCGGACATGTGACTCGTAATATCGGTGGTGTATATGAAACCTTCAAAGTAGCTGAGCAAGATGAGCCAGTATACGAGGTTACACCAAAAGCTATGCAGCGTGATGCATTGGGCTACCTGAATCGTCAGGTATTCCAGACGCCAACATGGTTGATCGATAAGAAGATCTGGAACAAGATCAATCCTCCAGGTACTGCTGATCCATTGGCTTCAGCTCAGGAAGGTGCTTTGGCTGGATTGCTGACACTTGACAGATTGAACCGTATGCAATATTGCGCTGATCGTTTTGGTGCTGATAAAGCATACAGTGCTTTGGAAATGATGAATGATCTGCAATCTGATCTGTTCAGTGAATTGAAATCTAACAAAGCCATCGATAACTACCGCAGAATGCTGCAGAAAAGCTATATTGATAAACTGAATACATTATTGAATCCTCCGACAGCTACCATTACCATCACATTAGGTGGTGGCGGATTCAACAATCCTTATGCGTCAGGCGCTAACAGCCGCAGTGATGTTTACAGTATTGCTCGTGCTCAGTTAACTCAATTGCGCGCGCAAGTTGCGGCTGCTGCTGCAACCAACCCTGACAGAATGAGCAAGATCCACTTGCAAGATCTGGCGGAAAAAATCAAAAGAGCTTTAGATCCTAAATAATCTCATCCTCTTTGTCATAAAAAGGCGCAGTATCGAAATACTGCGCCTTTTTTAATGCAAGGGATAGTAACCTGTTTCAAATTTTCAAATTGCCACATTTTCAAATTATCTTACATTGTGTAAAACCAATCCCATGCTTGAACCATGGCGCACCGGTAAGGTGATCAAAATAGAAGATGCCACTGAGTCTACCCGACGCTTCTGGATCGAGATTCCGGAACTATCCTCTTTTGATTTCAAACCCGGACAATTCGTGACCCTTGATCTTCCTATTCATGAAAAGAAGAATAAACGCTGGCGTAGTTATTCAATAGCTTCAGCACCGGATGGCACGAATATCATTGAGCTGGTCATTGTTTTGTTGGAAGATGGCGCAGGTACCAATTATCTTTTCAAAGAAGTTAAAGAAGGAACAGAACTAACCCTCCGTGGCCCACAAGGCGTTTTTACATTGCCTGAGCATTTAGATAAAGATCTCTTCCTGATCTGTACCGGAACCGGTATCGCACCATTCCGTTCTATGGCACATCATATACATCAACACAAAATTCCGCACCAGAATATTCATATCATATTCGGTTGCCGTAAACATGGTGATTGTTTATATGGACCTGAACTGAAACAGTTGGAGAAAGATGAACCCGGTTTTTATTACCACCCTGTTTTCTCCCGCGAAGAATCTGTTCATAAAGGTGCTTACAAAGGTTATGTTCACGGTGTATATGAAGAATTATTACGCATCCAAAAAACACCGGCTTATTTTTATCTCTGCGGTTGGAAAAATATGATCGATGAAGCCAAACAAAGAATCATAGCCATGGGATATGATAAAAAAGATGTGCACTTAGAACTGTATGGATAACACTGATCAGTTAAGGTTGACATCTTTCACCAGACATAGCAAGTCATCTATGATATGTCTCTACGCTAGCTTTTCTGAGCGATCGTGAGATAATAATCAAAAATCATTTCACGCTTCAGGCGAATATTACTCAA
Above is a genomic segment from Sediminibacterium sp. KACHI17 containing:
- a CDS encoding zinc-dependent metalloprotease, with the protein product MRNYFIAAAMLAATVSTAQNRDTTRPAGAPQLNNLQAAGGFGGGAQRQGPRAYKDVITNKAISQKGMITVHRVDDKFYFEVPNNILGREILAVTRYIKVPAISGNGRGAYGGEVANQQTLAFEKGPSNNVFLRTITLVNAADPNDDIYKAVSNSNLNAIAAAFPIAAFGKDSASVVLDVTDYFKGDNQVVSINANIKRSLGLGPIAADRSYIQKISTYPINTEIRSVKTFSAAGAAAPAGFGGQGGGATIPAANAAGAVTIELNTSMLLLPEKPMTPRIADKRVGFFTDDYVLFGDDQQKVENKEFAVRWRLEPKDEDVEKWKRGELVEPKKPIIYYIDPATPKQWRKHLILGVNDWQKAFEKAGFKNAIMGKEWPENDTTMSLEDARYSVIRYFASPTENAYGPNVHDPRSGEILESHIGWYHNVMKLVHDWYMVQAAATDPRARSMKFDDDLMGDLIRFVSSHEVGHTLGLRHNMGSSSKTPVEKLRDKAWVEANGHTASIMDYARFNYVAQPEDNISKAGLYPRIGDYDQWAIRWGYGYIAGNNEEEVKKNSNKLITETLKANPRTWFGTYESGNQADPRSQSEDLSDNAVKASEYGIKNLQRLLAGLPEWTKEEGDLNENIATMYGQLLGQYRRYIGHVTRNIGGVYETFKVAEQDEPVYEVTPKAMQRDALGYLNRQVFQTPTWLIDKKIWNKINPPGTADPLASAQEGALAGLLTLDRLNRMQYCADRFGADKAYSALEMMNDLQSDLFSELKSNKAIDNYRRMLQKSYIDKLNTLLNPPTATITITLGGGGFNNPYASGANSRSDVYSIARAQLTQLRAQVAAAAATNPDRMSKIHLQDLAEKIKRALDPK
- a CDS encoding FAD-dependent oxidoreductase produces the protein MLEPWRTGKVIKIEDATESTRRFWIEIPELSSFDFKPGQFVTLDLPIHEKKNKRWRSYSIASAPDGTNIIELVIVLLEDGAGTNYLFKEVKEGTELTLRGPQGVFTLPEHLDKDLFLICTGTGIAPFRSMAHHIHQHKIPHQNIHIIFGCRKHGDCLYGPELKQLEKDEPGFYYHPVFSREESVHKGAYKGYVHGVYEELLRIQKTPAYFYLCGWKNMIDEAKQRIIAMGYDKKDVHLELYG